A window from Centropristis striata isolate RG_2023a ecotype Rhode Island chromosome 4, C.striata_1.0, whole genome shotgun sequence encodes these proteins:
- the LOC131970257 gene encoding segment polarity protein dishevelled homolog DVL-3: protein MGDSMAETRVIYHLEDQETPYLIRINVPAQRVTLADFKQVLNKPNLKFFFKSVDDDFGVVKEEISDDNARLPFINGRVVCWLVSSETCQSDFRGSDLQSIATPTSLAPPPIERTGVIGDSRPPSFHQDEQQGSEVRVVSPAEEERGGRLNGHAPRPADQNGAGPAGGDSSSTPQSSQLETTSFCSSEEDSGGRFSQSTGRSSSSPRLVRRQRRRHRRHKTQPRMERSVSFSSVTDSTMSLNVVTVTLNMERYNFLGISIVGQSNDRGDGGIYIGSIMKGGAVAADGRIEPGDMLLQVNDINFENMSNDDAVRVLREIVHKPGPVTLTVAKCWDPNPRGCFTLPHSEPVRPIDPAAWVSHTAAMTGSLPPHYGVQEENHLTIHSDMTAVVKAMANPESGLEVRDRMWLKITIPNAFIGSDVVDWLHRNVDGFTDRREARKYAGNLLKAGYIRHTVNKVTFSEQCYYVFGDLCGDVSVLTLLDPEDDSRGSDCEPPAPAPQWPPAFSYQYPVPGPYSSPPPPPPAGGQSAQ from the exons ATGGGGGACAGCATGGCGGAGACCCGGGTCATCTACCACTTGGAGGACCAGGAGACCCCCTACCTGATTCGGATCAACGTGCCCGCGCAGCGCGTCACCCTGGCGGATTTCAAACAGGTCCTGAACAAACCGAACCTAAAATTCTTCTTCAAGTCGGTGGACGACGACTTCGG agtcGTCAAAGAGGAGATCAGTGACGACAACGCCAGGCTGCCCTTCATCAACGGAAGAGTGGTCTGCTgg ctggTGTCTTCAGAAACCTGTCAGTCAGACTTCAGGGGTTCAGACCTCCAGTCTATAGCCACGCCCACCAGCCTGGCCCCACCCCCCATAGAGAGGACAGGTGTGATCGGAGACTCCAGACCGCCCTCCTTCCA tcaggACGAGCagcaggggtcagaggtcagagtcGTCTCTCCAGCAGAAGAAGAACGAG GCGGGCGTCTGAATGGCCACGCCCCCCGACCAGCTGATCAGAACGGGGCGGGGCCAGCAGGAGGTGACAGCTCGTCAACACCACAGAGCAGCCAATTAGAGACGACAAGCTTCTGTTCATCAGAGGAAGACTCAGGAggaag GTTCAGCCAATCAACAGGCCGCAGCAGCTCCTCGCCGAGACTCGTCCGGCGCCAACGACGACGCCACcggagacacaaaacacaaccacGCATGGagagg TCTGTGTCTTTCAGCAGTGTCACCGACTCCACCATGTCCCTGAACGTTGTCACAGTAACTCTGAACATGG agagGTATAACTTTCTGGGGATCAGTATCGTGGGTCAGAGTAACGACCGAGGAGACGGAGGTATTTATATCGGCTCCATCATGAAGGGAGGAGCTGTAGCTGCTGACGGACGCATCGAACCTGGAGACATGTTACTACAG GTGAACGACATCAACTTTGAGAACATGAGTAACGATGACGCCGTCCGAGTCCTGAGAGAGATCGTCCACAAACCAGG TCCAGTCACGTTAACGGTGGCAAAGTGTTGGGATCCAAACCCCCGAGGCTGCTTCACCCTGCCACACA GTGAGCCGGTACGTCCCATCGACCCCGCCGCCTGGGTGTCTCACACCGCTGCCATGACAGGGAGCCTCCCGCCGCACTACG GCGTGCAGGAGGAGAACCATCTCACAATCCACAGTGACATGACGGCAGTGGTGAAGGCCATGGCCAATCCTGAGTCCGGCCTGGAGGTCCGTGACCGGATGTGGCTGAAGATCACGATTCCCAACGCCTTCATCG GTTCTGATGTGGTGGACTGGCTGCACCGGAACGTGGACGGGTTCACCGACCGCCGTGAAGCTCGCAAGTATGCCGGGAACCTGCTGAAGGCCGGGTACATCCGCCACACGGTCAACAAGGTGACCTTCTCCGAACAGTGCTACTACGTGTTCGGGGACCTCTGTGGAG ATGTGTCCGTTCTGACTCTGCTGGATCCTGAAGACGACTCCAGAGGGTCAGACTGTGAGCCGCCGGCCCCGGCCCCCCAGTGGCCCCCGGCCTTCTCCTACCAGTACCCGGTGCCGGGTCCCTACAGCTCGccacccccccctccccctgctGGGGGGCAGTCAGCACAGTGA